The following proteins are co-located in the Candidatus Methanogranum gryphiswaldense genome:
- a CDS encoding metal-dependent transcriptional regulator, with product MSSGNREDYLISILRLTEGERAAKTTELANFMGISPASVTEMLKILSVDGYVEYEKYKGVKLTESGLNYARQIRKKHHVMENFLMNVLNVDHQTAHEEACKMEHAISEDSMLRLCQMVGTPVDSDCKSCGSPCKAACSGKIAIETLDQMISGDHGTISHLKSDNSDTVRRLISMGFVPGRAISVEGRISERGPRIVGIGDSTIALDVDLASAIYVDVED from the coding sequence ATGAGTTCAGGCAATCGTGAGGACTATCTTATAAGTATTCTTAGGCTCACTGAGGGCGAAAGGGCCGCTAAGACCACAGAGTTGGCAAACTTCATGGGAATATCTCCAGCCAGTGTTACTGAGATGTTGAAGATCCTTTCGGTCGATGGATATGTTGAGTACGAGAAGTACAAAGGCGTGAAGCTTACTGAATCAGGACTCAATTATGCAAGGCAGATCAGAAAGAAGCATCACGTAATGGAGAATTTCCTTATGAACGTTCTCAATGTGGATCATCAAACGGCACACGAGGAGGCTTGTAAGATGGAACATGCAATTTCCGAGGATTCGATGTTGAGGCTGTGTCAGATGGTGGGCACTCCTGTTGACAGTGATTGTAAGAGTTGTGGAAGTCCCTGTAAAGCGGCATGTTCAGGTAAAATTGCGATCGAGACACTTGATCAGATGATATCTGGGGATCATGGCACGATCTCACATCTCAAGAGTGACAATTCCGACACAGTAAGAAGGCTGATCTCTATGGGGTTTGTACCTGGAAGAGCAATATCTGTTGAAGGCAGAATTTCTGAAAGGGGTCCAAGGATAGTCGGCATCGGTGATTCGACCATCGCGCTCGATGTCGATCTGGCTTCGGCCATATATGTGGACGTGGAAGATTAA